Part of the uncultured Desulfobacter sp. genome, TTCCATTTTTCCTCCTTTATGGTTTATGCAAACAGTTTAACCGCCTGGTTTTATCTGCCCTTTCCTGTTTTTTCCAGGTTTTAGCGGGCTAAAAACCGGCGGCAACATGCTGCAATTGATCCGTTATTGTTTCAATACTCTACACCGACTGCATATTTATTTCAAGAAACAGCCCAATTTTGATACACAGATGTGTCTTTACATTCCTTTTCTTTGCCCGTATATTTCACATCATGAAATTTTACGCAGTGGCCAAAGGCCGCAAAACCGGTATATTCACATCATGGCCCGAGGCGGAACGTCAGGTCAAAGGATTTGCAGGGGCCAGATTCAAAAGTTTTAAAACAAAGCAGGAGGCGTTGGCCTTTTTAAAGAATCCGTCTTATGAAACATCCGGGGCTTCATCTAAAAATTTTAAATCTGCATCAAATACAAAAAAAAACGAACTGCGTCAGACTTCCAATCAAGATTACCCGGAAAATGCCGTGATGGTGTATACGGACGGCGGGGCCATCGGCAACCCGGGTCCCGGAGGCTATGGTGTTGTGTTTGACACAGGGGAAACATTTTGTGGCGGGTTTAATCTGACCACCAACAACCGAATG contains:
- the rnhA gene encoding ribonuclease HI encodes the protein MKFYAVAKGRKTGIFTSWPEAERQVKGFAGARFKSFKTKQEALAFLKNPSYETSGASSKNFKSASNTKKNELRQTSNQDYPENAVMVYTDGGAIGNPGPGGYGVVFDTGETFCGGFNLTTNNRMELMAVIKALEALEGETRPICLHSDSRYVVNGVTKNWAKSWQRRGWKKSDGSPAMNPDLWQRLLALLEDLDVRFFWVKGHAGNPLNEKCDQLANSTARTSGLPDDTGYLKTRSKGA